The Daucus carota subsp. sativus chromosome 2, DH1 v3.0, whole genome shotgun sequence genome includes a window with the following:
- the LOC108206659 gene encoding auxin response factor 18, producing the protein MISLINSMNRPLNEQEKCLDSQFWHACAGGMVQMPQVNSKVYYFAQGHIEHAQEINVDFKNLPRVPPLVLCRVSGIKFMADIETDEVYAKVRLVPLRSSEIKYDEEGFVGFDKSQGEEKSASFAKTLTQSDANNGGGFSVPRYCAETIFPRLDYSAEPPVQTILAKDVHGQVWKFRHIYRGTPRRHLLTTGWSNFVNQKKLVAGDSIVFLRADNGDLCVGIRRAKRGIGGGLESPCGWNTSNCAPRYGGFLGHASGAFDGGESGTRKVSGESVSEVAARVAEGQAFEVVYYPRASTPEFFVKASSVKAAMRIHWCSGMRFKMPFETEDSSRISWFMGTISSVHVDDPIRWPNSPWRLLQVAWDEPDLLQNVKRVNPWLVELVSNMPAIHQSPFSPPRKKLRVPQPPDCSLLGQLSMPSVLSNPLNIPAGIQGARHAQYGLFTQDPHFHKLQSGLFPFGFQQLDYAAALPSKIPIHEFNKPPENNENISCLLTIGNSSPSSNNNGKSKATHSFYLFGQPILTEQQISQSCSGDTVGSSSLNGIANPSDGSGSAVIQNGTLDSSSDEQKSGFSETDTTGHCKVFMESEDVGRTLDLSALGSYDELYRKLLNMFSLEKSEMLSNVLYRDEAGAVKHTGDEPFSNFTKTARRLTILMDSSSDNMGR; encoded by the exons ATGATATCCTTGATCAATAGTATGAATAGACCCTTGAATGAACAAGAGAAATGCTTGGATTCACAGTTTTGGCATGCTTGTGCTGGTGGTATGGTTCAAATGCCACAAGTTAACTCTAAAGTCTATTATTTCGCGCAAGGCCACATTGAACATGCCCAAGAAATTAATGTTGATTTTAAGAACTTACCTAGAGTTCCTCCACTTGTACTTTGTAGAGTATCAGGAATTAAGTTTATGGCGGATATTGAGACCGATGAGGTCTATGCAAAAGTGAGGTTAGTGCCATTGAGGAGCAGTGAGATTAAATATGATGAAGAGGGTTTTGTGGGGTTTGATAAGAGTCAAGGTGAGGAAAAGTCGGCTTCTTTTGCTAAAACATTGACACAATCTGATGCTAATAATGGTGGAGGATTTTCGGTGCCTAGGTATTGCGCCGAGACAATTTTTCCTAGGTTGGATTACTCGGCTGAGCCTCCTGTTCAGACCATTTTAGCCAAGGATGTCCATGGTCAAGTGTGGAAGTTTAGGCATATTTATAGAGGGACTCCGCGCAGGCATCTATTGACTACAGGGTGGAGTAATTTTGTGAATCAGAAAAAGCTTGTAGCTGGGGATTCAATTGTTTTTTTAAGGGCAGATAATGGAGATCTTTGTGTTGGTATTCGTCGCGCAAAGAGAGGAATTGGTGGAGGTCTAGAGTCACCTTGTGGATGGAATACAAGTAACTGTGCCCCCAGATATGGAGGTTTTCTTGGTCATGCTAGCGGAGCTTTTGATGGCGGTGAAAGTGGTACAAGGAAAGTAAGTGGTGAATCTGTTTCTGAAGTAGCTGCTCGTGTGGCTGAGGGTCAGGCCTTTGAGGTTGTTTATTACCCTCGAGCAAGCACACCAGAGTTCTTTGTGAAGGCTTCGTCTGTTAAGGCTGCAATGAGAATACACTGGTGCTCTGGTATGAGGTTTAAAATGCCTTTCGAGACGGAGGATTCATCTAGGATAAGCTGGTTCATGGGGACCATCTCTTCTGTTCATGTCGATGATCCTATTCGCTGGCCCAACTCTCCATGGAGGCTTCTCCAG GTAGCATGGGATGAGCCAGATCTACTTCAGAATGTAAAGCGAGTCAACCCATGGTTGGTTGAACTTGTCTCCAATATGCCTGCAATCCATCAGTCGCCGTTCTCACCACCAAGAAAGAAGTTGCGCGTTCCACAGCCTCCAGATTGCTCCCTTTTGGGGCAGCTTTCAATGCCATCAGTTCTCAGCAACCCCCTCAATATTCCTGCAGGCATACAGGGAGCCAGGCATGCTCAATATGGATTGTTTACACAAGATCCCCATTTTCACAAACTGCAGTCGGGACTGTTTCCATTTGGGTTCCAGCAGCTTGATTATGCTGCTGCTTTACCTTCAAAAATCCCCATCCATGAATTCAATAAACCCCCTGAAAACAATGAAAACATTTCTTGCTTGCTGACAATTGGAAATTCTAGTCCTAGTTCAAACAATAATGGTAAGTCTAAAGCAACACATTCGTTCTATTTGTTCGGACAACCCATTCTGACCGAGCAGCAAATCTCTCAAAGCTGCTCAGGGGACACTGTTGGAAGCAGTTCACTAAATGGAATAGCAAACCCCTcggatggttcaggatcagcagtcATTCAGAATGGTACACTTGACAGTTCATCCGATGAACAAAAATCAGGGTTCAGTGAGACTGACACTACAGGCCATTGTAAGGTGTTTATGGAGTCGGAGGATGTGGGTCGGACACTTGATCTGTCAGCTCTTGGTTCATACGACGAGCTGTACAGAAAGTTACTCAACATGTTTAGCTTAGAAAAGTCGGAGATGTTGAGCAACGTGCTTTACAGGGACGAGGCTGGTGCAGTTAAACACACCGGAGATGAGCCATTCAG TAACTTCACGAAGACAGCAAGAAGGCTTACAATTCTGATGGATTCAAGCAGCGACAACATGGGAAGATAG
- the LOC108209712 gene encoding uncharacterized protein LOC108209712 isoform X1, giving the protein MAAISGKISQNVLVAQCCKQNRQSSPQCQRDRFAPVTHKLLSFPGVRLSWDGTSTMQSHRFSKLNRGIVYCNVAPSATVIPSLERVDFLKLQNGSDIRGVAVAGVEGEPVNLTEPVTEAIAAAFSAWLLNKKKSNESRRLRVSIGHDSRVSAQKLQDAASRGIAGAGLDVVQYGLASTPAMFNSTLTEKDDILCPVDGSIMITASHLPYNRNGFKFFTNAGGLGKPDIKDILERAADIYQCFTTESLKNSEIKASSSIKRVDYMSVYSSDLVAAVRKAAGNTEKPLEGFHIIVDAGNGAGGFFAGKVLEPLGAITSGSQFLEPDGLFPNHIPNPEDKAAMKSITEAVLSNKADLGIIFDTDVDRSAAVDFAGCELNRNRLIALMSAIVLEEHPGTTIVTDSVTSDGLTTFIEKKLGGKHHRFKRGYKNVIDEAIRLNSVGEESHLAIETSGHGALKENHWLDDGAYLMVKLLNKLASARASGLGGGSQVLTDLLDGLEEPALAVELRIKIDQNHADLKGRSFREYGEAVLKHLENISDSDPKLQKAPVNYEGVRVSGYGGWFLLRLSLHDPVLPLNIEASTKDDALKLGLAVLSAANEFPALDTTSLTNFVKV; this is encoded by the exons ATGGCAG caatttctggaaaaatatcacaaaatgTTTTGGTTGCACAGTGCTGCAAACAGAACAGACAGTCCAGTCCCCAATGTCAGAGGGATAGATTTGCCCCTGTCACACACAAATTACTTTCCTTTCCAGGAGTTAGATTGTCGTGGGATGGAACCTCCACCATGCAATCGCATAGATTCTCAAAACTTAACCGAGGAATTGTTTACTGCAACG TTGCTCCATCTGCTACAGTAATACCATCTCTCGAAAGAGTTGATTTCCTTAAGCTTCAAAATGGCAG TGATATTCGTGGTGTTGCTGTTGCTGGTGTCGAGGGGGAACCTGTAAACCTCACTGAACCTGTGACAGAAGCAATAGCAGCTGCCTTTTCCGCGTGgcttttgaataaaaagaaatctaaTGAATCTAGGCGGCTGAGAGTTTCTATTGGCCATGATTCTCGTGTATCTGCACAGAAATTACAG GACGCAGCATCTCGTGGAATTGCCGGAGCTGGCCTGGATGTTGTTCAGTATGG GCTAGCATCCACGCCTGCAATGTTCAATAGTACACTAACAGAAAAAGACGACATACTATGTCCCGTTGATGGATCAATTATGATAACAG CAAGCCATCTTCCTTACAACAGAAATGGCTTTAAGTTCTTTACAAATGCAGGAGGGCTTGGGAAACCTGATATTAAAGATATTCTGGAACGGGCAGCAGATATATACCAGTGCTTCACAACTGAATCTCTGAAGAATTCTGAGATCAAAGCTTCCTCGTCTATAAAGAGAGTCGACTACATGAGTGTCTATTCATCTGATCTTGTTGCAGCAGTTCGTAAAGCTGCAGGAAATACTG AAAAGCCATTGGAAGGTTTCCATATAATAGTTGACGCAGGCAATGGAGCAGGAGGTTTTTTTGCT GGAAAGGTCCTTGAACCTCTTGGGGCTATTACTTCTGGCAGTCAGTTCTTGGAGCCTGATG GTTTATTTCCCAATCATATTCCTAATCCTGAGGACAAGGCAgcaatgaaatctataacagaAGCAGTCCTGAGTAACAAGGCTGATCTGGGGATCATTTTTGATACAGACGTTGACAG ATCTGCTGCTGTGGACTTTGCTGGTTGTGAGTTGAATCGAAATCGCTTGATTGCTTTAATGTCTGCCATTGTTTTAGAGGAA CATCCAGGAACAACTATTGTCACGGACAGTGTAACATCGGATGGATTAACTACATTTATTGAGAAGAAGCTGG GAGGCAAGCATCACCGGTTCAAGAGAGGCTATAAAAATGTCATTGATGAAGCAATTCGTTTG AACTCAGTTGGAGAAGAATCACATTTGGCCATCGAAACCAGTGGTCATGGTGCACTCAAGGAAAATCACTGGCTCGATGATGGAGCGTACCTCATG GTTAAACTATTAAATAAACTTGCATCAGCTAGAGCTTCAGGACTAGGTGGCGGCAGCCAAGTTTTGACAGATTTGCTGGATGGTTTGGAAGAACCAGCTCTGGCTGTTGAACTTAGAATAAAGATTGATCAGAATCATGCAGATTTAAAAGGAAG ATCTTTCCGGGAGTATGGAGAGGCTGTATTAAAGCATTTGGAGAACATTAGTGATTCAGATCCAAAGCTTCAGAAAGCTCCTGTTAACTATGAAGGC GTCAGGGTTTCTGGTTATGGTGGCTGGTTCCTTCTTAGACTTTCACTGCATGACCCAGTTTTGCCCCTCAACATTGAG GCGTCAACCAAAGATGATGCTTTAAAACTCGGACTTGCTGTATTGTCTGCCGCAAATGAATTTCCAGCTTTAGATACAACTTCATTGACAAATTTTGTAAAAGTATGA
- the LOC108209712 gene encoding uncharacterized protein LOC108209712 isoform X2 yields the protein MAVAPSATVIPSLERVDFLKLQNGSDIRGVAVAGVEGEPVNLTEPVTEAIAAAFSAWLLNKKKSNESRRLRVSIGHDSRVSAQKLQDAASRGIAGAGLDVVQYGLASTPAMFNSTLTEKDDILCPVDGSIMITASHLPYNRNGFKFFTNAGGLGKPDIKDILERAADIYQCFTTESLKNSEIKASSSIKRVDYMSVYSSDLVAAVRKAAGNTEKPLEGFHIIVDAGNGAGGFFAGKVLEPLGAITSGSQFLEPDGLFPNHIPNPEDKAAMKSITEAVLSNKADLGIIFDTDVDRSAAVDFAGCELNRNRLIALMSAIVLEEHPGTTIVTDSVTSDGLTTFIEKKLGGKHHRFKRGYKNVIDEAIRLNSVGEESHLAIETSGHGALKENHWLDDGAYLMVKLLNKLASARASGLGGGSQVLTDLLDGLEEPALAVELRIKIDQNHADLKGRSFREYGEAVLKHLENISDSDPKLQKAPVNYEGVRVSGYGGWFLLRLSLHDPVLPLNIEASTKDDALKLGLAVLSAANEFPALDTTSLTNFVKV from the exons ATGGCAG TTGCTCCATCTGCTACAGTAATACCATCTCTCGAAAGAGTTGATTTCCTTAAGCTTCAAAATGGCAG TGATATTCGTGGTGTTGCTGTTGCTGGTGTCGAGGGGGAACCTGTAAACCTCACTGAACCTGTGACAGAAGCAATAGCAGCTGCCTTTTCCGCGTGgcttttgaataaaaagaaatctaaTGAATCTAGGCGGCTGAGAGTTTCTATTGGCCATGATTCTCGTGTATCTGCACAGAAATTACAG GACGCAGCATCTCGTGGAATTGCCGGAGCTGGCCTGGATGTTGTTCAGTATGG GCTAGCATCCACGCCTGCAATGTTCAATAGTACACTAACAGAAAAAGACGACATACTATGTCCCGTTGATGGATCAATTATGATAACAG CAAGCCATCTTCCTTACAACAGAAATGGCTTTAAGTTCTTTACAAATGCAGGAGGGCTTGGGAAACCTGATATTAAAGATATTCTGGAACGGGCAGCAGATATATACCAGTGCTTCACAACTGAATCTCTGAAGAATTCTGAGATCAAAGCTTCCTCGTCTATAAAGAGAGTCGACTACATGAGTGTCTATTCATCTGATCTTGTTGCAGCAGTTCGTAAAGCTGCAGGAAATACTG AAAAGCCATTGGAAGGTTTCCATATAATAGTTGACGCAGGCAATGGAGCAGGAGGTTTTTTTGCT GGAAAGGTCCTTGAACCTCTTGGGGCTATTACTTCTGGCAGTCAGTTCTTGGAGCCTGATG GTTTATTTCCCAATCATATTCCTAATCCTGAGGACAAGGCAgcaatgaaatctataacagaAGCAGTCCTGAGTAACAAGGCTGATCTGGGGATCATTTTTGATACAGACGTTGACAG ATCTGCTGCTGTGGACTTTGCTGGTTGTGAGTTGAATCGAAATCGCTTGATTGCTTTAATGTCTGCCATTGTTTTAGAGGAA CATCCAGGAACAACTATTGTCACGGACAGTGTAACATCGGATGGATTAACTACATTTATTGAGAAGAAGCTGG GAGGCAAGCATCACCGGTTCAAGAGAGGCTATAAAAATGTCATTGATGAAGCAATTCGTTTG AACTCAGTTGGAGAAGAATCACATTTGGCCATCGAAACCAGTGGTCATGGTGCACTCAAGGAAAATCACTGGCTCGATGATGGAGCGTACCTCATG GTTAAACTATTAAATAAACTTGCATCAGCTAGAGCTTCAGGACTAGGTGGCGGCAGCCAAGTTTTGACAGATTTGCTGGATGGTTTGGAAGAACCAGCTCTGGCTGTTGAACTTAGAATAAAGATTGATCAGAATCATGCAGATTTAAAAGGAAG ATCTTTCCGGGAGTATGGAGAGGCTGTATTAAAGCATTTGGAGAACATTAGTGATTCAGATCCAAAGCTTCAGAAAGCTCCTGTTAACTATGAAGGC GTCAGGGTTTCTGGTTATGGTGGCTGGTTCCTTCTTAGACTTTCACTGCATGACCCAGTTTTGCCCCTCAACATTGAG GCGTCAACCAAAGATGATGCTTTAAAACTCGGACTTGCTGTATTGTCTGCCGCAAATGAATTTCCAGCTTTAGATACAACTTCATTGACAAATTTTGTAAAAGTATGA
- the LOC108209713 gene encoding GCN5-related N-acetyltransferase 4, chloroplastic-like gives MAKAHCSVFLSEYSFPIDIVMKVDNLLAIVWGFSVVPNGCRRTYFVAVNDRLIDTQDLKSHGVDQKFDLDKGYVVGSLTMDTLADYLPLEGPLQQRRTGVAYLSDLLVREQFRRKGIAKELIVKAEAYSKSWGCRAIALHCDLNNIGAIELYRAHGFKSIKVPEGAKWPQPKTSNNIKSNFMMKLLYTQKS, from the exons ATGGCGAAGGCACACTGTAGCGTCTTCCTCTCAGAATATTCATTCCCAATAGATATCGTTATGAAGGTTGATAATTTGCTAGCTATTGTTTGGGGGTTTTCTGTTGTACCTAATGGTTGCCGAAGAACTTATTTTGTTGCAGTGAATGATCGTTTGATTGACACACAAGATCTCAAGAGTCACGGAGTTGATCAAAAGTTTGATCTGGATAAAGGGTATGTAGTTGGGAGTCTAACTATGGACACTCTAGCTGATTATCTTCCGCTGGAAGGACCACTTCAACAGAGAAG AACTGGAGTTGCGTACCTATCAGATCTTTTGGTCAGAGAACAGTTCAGAAGAAAAGGAATAGCCAAGGAGCTCATAGTCAAAGCAGAAGCTTACTCCAAGAGCTGGGGATGCCGTGCAATTGCATTGCACTGTGACCTAAACAACATCGGCGCTATAGAGTTGTATAGAGCTCATGGTTTCAAAAGCATAAAGGTTCCGGAAGGTGCAAAATGGCCTCAACCTAAGACTTCAAACAATATCAAATCCAACTTCATGATGAAACTCCTGTATACCCAGAAGAGCTAA
- the LOC108205672 gene encoding uncharacterized protein LOC108205672 isoform X2 codes for MEVEERKSMSELDKIYQIFSDFMTRITKFEELLDVGCRLLVGFQQALVFLRKPSIAKSSNLVESIIKANATRRVSSYVEAGCVNTHNRVQNMNKLHTCQVGLLKHLKEVHTCQVGLLKHLKEAKDTVNELEALVEDITVELSAENLAHLQLEDTTHLPGTTSDEELILSSEPRKVEITDYATMMAVIYSMVKQDYFMQEKIVSALNLNSSFEELESYSLMWSLRPYIDDEVMHQAWRLIH; via the exons ATGGAAGTAGAAGAAAGAAAATCAATGTCAGAATTGGACAAAATTTATCAGATATTCTCAGATTTTATGACAAG GATCACAAAGTTTGAGGAGCTATTGGACGTGGGATGTAGGCTTCTTGTTGGCTTTCAGCAAGCACTCG TCTTTCTTCGAAAACCTTCAATTGCTAAATCATCTAATTTGGTTGAGTCCATCATCAAAGCCAATGCTACCAGGAGGGTTTCATCTTATGTAGAAGCTGGATGTGTTAACACTCACAACAGAGTACAAAATATGAATAAGT TGCATACTTGCCAAGTTGGACTCCTAAAACATTTAAAAGAAG TGCATACTTGCCAAGTTGGACTCCTAAAACATTTAAAAGAAG CAAAAGATACGGTTAATGAACTTGAAGCCCTTGTAGAGGATATAACTGTTGAACTCTCTGCTGAAAATTTGGCACATTTACAACTTGAGGATACCACACATCTGCCAGGAACCACATCAGACGAG gaATTAATTTTGTCATCAGAACCTCGCAAAGTTGAGATTACGGATTATGCAACTATGATGGCTGTTATATACAGCATGGTGAAGCAAGATTACTTCATGCAG GAGAAAATTGTTTCTGCTCTTAATCTAAACTCTTCATTCGAAGAACTGGAGAGCTATAGCCTTATGTGGTCATTACGTCCTTACATCGATGATGAAGTTATGCATCAAGCATGGAGACTTATCCACTGA
- the LOC108205672 gene encoding uncharacterized protein LOC108205672 isoform X1, with protein sequence MEVEERKSMSELDKIYQIFSDFMTRITKFEELLDVGCRLLVGFQQALVFLRKPSIAKSSNLVESIIKANATRRVSSYVEAGCVNTHNRVQNMNKLHTCQVGLLKHLKEVHTCQVGLLKHLKEAKDTVNELEALVEDITVELSAENLAHLQLEDTTHLPGTTSDEVELILSSEPRKVEITDYATMMAVIYSMVKQDYFMQEKIVSALNLNSSFEELESYSLMWSLRPYIDDEVMHQAWRLIH encoded by the exons ATGGAAGTAGAAGAAAGAAAATCAATGTCAGAATTGGACAAAATTTATCAGATATTCTCAGATTTTATGACAAG GATCACAAAGTTTGAGGAGCTATTGGACGTGGGATGTAGGCTTCTTGTTGGCTTTCAGCAAGCACTCG TCTTTCTTCGAAAACCTTCAATTGCTAAATCATCTAATTTGGTTGAGTCCATCATCAAAGCCAATGCTACCAGGAGGGTTTCATCTTATGTAGAAGCTGGATGTGTTAACACTCACAACAGAGTACAAAATATGAATAAGT TGCATACTTGCCAAGTTGGACTCCTAAAACATTTAAAAGAAG TGCATACTTGCCAAGTTGGACTCCTAAAACATTTAAAAGAAG CAAAAGATACGGTTAATGAACTTGAAGCCCTTGTAGAGGATATAACTGTTGAACTCTCTGCTGAAAATTTGGCACATTTACAACTTGAGGATACCACACATCTGCCAGGAACCACATCAGACGAGGtt gaATTAATTTTGTCATCAGAACCTCGCAAAGTTGAGATTACGGATTATGCAACTATGATGGCTGTTATATACAGCATGGTGAAGCAAGATTACTTCATGCAG GAGAAAATTGTTTCTGCTCTTAATCTAAACTCTTCATTCGAAGAACTGGAGAGCTATAGCCTTATGTGGTCATTACGTCCTTACATCGATGATGAAGTTATGCATCAAGCATGGAGACTTATCCACTGA
- the LOC108205672 gene encoding uncharacterized protein LOC108205672 isoform X3 codes for MEVEERKSMSELDKIYQIFSDFMTRITKFEELLDVGCRLLVGFQQALVFLRKPSIAKSSNLVESIIKANATRRVSSYVEAGCVNTHNRVQNMNKLHTCQVGLLKHLKEAKDTVNELEALVEDITVELSAENLAHLQLEDTTHLPGTTSDEVELILSSEPRKVEITDYATMMAVIYSMVKQDYFMQEKIVSALNLNSSFEELESYSLMWSLRPYIDDEVMHQAWRLIH; via the exons ATGGAAGTAGAAGAAAGAAAATCAATGTCAGAATTGGACAAAATTTATCAGATATTCTCAGATTTTATGACAAG GATCACAAAGTTTGAGGAGCTATTGGACGTGGGATGTAGGCTTCTTGTTGGCTTTCAGCAAGCACTCG TCTTTCTTCGAAAACCTTCAATTGCTAAATCATCTAATTTGGTTGAGTCCATCATCAAAGCCAATGCTACCAGGAGGGTTTCATCTTATGTAGAAGCTGGATGTGTTAACACTCACAACAGAGTACAAAATATGAATAAGT TGCATACTTGCCAAGTTGGACTCCTAAAACATTTAAAAGAAG CAAAAGATACGGTTAATGAACTTGAAGCCCTTGTAGAGGATATAACTGTTGAACTCTCTGCTGAAAATTTGGCACATTTACAACTTGAGGATACCACACATCTGCCAGGAACCACATCAGACGAGGtt gaATTAATTTTGTCATCAGAACCTCGCAAAGTTGAGATTACGGATTATGCAACTATGATGGCTGTTATATACAGCATGGTGAAGCAAGATTACTTCATGCAG GAGAAAATTGTTTCTGCTCTTAATCTAAACTCTTCATTCGAAGAACTGGAGAGCTATAGCCTTATGTGGTCATTACGTCCTTACATCGATGATGAAGTTATGCATCAAGCATGGAGACTTATCCACTGA